A stretch of the candidate division WOR-3 bacterium genome encodes the following:
- the ruvB gene encoding Holliday junction branch migration DNA helicase RuvB, producing MKENTDPKVQEGDRKTEQLIRPQTFEEFPGQEDLKKNLKIAISAAKGREEAVEHTLFVGPPGLGKTTLANIVSREMGVKFFSTSGPVLDKAGDLAGILTNLSFRDVLFIDEIHRMNKIVEEYLYSAMEDFALDIIIDSGPAARTIKIRLKPFTLIGATTRTGLLTPPLRARFGMTFRLDYYDVRELSTIIERSSSILGIEIDREAAVEIAKRSRGTPRVANRLLRRVRDWSQVSKENRISVKRTCQALDNHGIDSLGLEKIDRDILETIIKKFEGGPVGLSTLALALGESDDTIEEVYEPFLIKKGMIKRTPRGRMATSAAYSYVGVKIDGRLFDEN from the coding sequence ATGAAAGAAAACACCGATCCAAAAGTTCAGGAAGGCGACAGAAAGACAGAACAGCTTATAAGACCGCAGACTTTCGAAGAATTTCCGGGCCAGGAAGACCTGAAAAAGAACCTTAAAATTGCAATAAGCGCCGCTAAAGGCAGGGAAGAAGCGGTTGAGCATACCCTTTTTGTCGGCCCTCCGGGGCTTGGTAAAACGACTCTGGCGAACATCGTGTCCAGGGAAATGGGAGTGAAGTTCTTTTCAACTTCGGGGCCGGTGCTTGACAAAGCGGGAGATCTTGCCGGAATTCTGACGAACCTTTCTTTCAGAGACGTTCTTTTCATTGACGAGATACACAGAATGAACAAAATAGTCGAGGAATACCTTTATTCAGCGATGGAGGATTTTGCTCTGGACATAATTATTGATTCAGGACCTGCGGCGCGAACTATAAAAATAAGACTCAAACCTTTTACTCTGATTGGGGCTACAACGAGAACCGGGCTTTTGACGCCTCCTCTCAGGGCCAGATTCGGGATGACTTTCAGGCTCGATTATTACGACGTGCGGGAGCTCTCGACTATAATCGAAAGATCTTCATCCATACTCGGCATTGAAATTGACAGGGAAGCGGCAGTGGAAATAGCAAAAAGATCGCGCGGCACGCCGAGAGTAGCAAACAGGCTCCTGAGGAGGGTCAGAGATTGGTCGCAGGTGAGCAAGGAGAACAGAATTTCAGTCAAAAGAACCTGTCAGGCTCTGGACAACCACGGCATTGACTCGCTCGGACTTGAAAAAATAGACAGGGACATCCTCGAAACAATTATAAAGAAATTTGAAGGAGGGCCGGTCGGCCTTTCAACTCTCGCGCTCGCTCTCGGCGAAAGCGACGACACGATTGAAGAGGTTTACGAACCTTTTTTGATTAAAAAAGGCATGATAAAAAGAACGCCGAGAGGCAGAATGGCCACATCGGCGGCGTATTCCTACGTTGGAGTCAAAATTGACGGCAGATTGTTCGATGAAAACTGA